From the genome of Campylobacter concisus:
AGGCGTTGTTGGTGCTGATCGTAAGCAATTTATGCTAGTCTCATCAGAAGCTATGGAGCAAAGCTCAGCCCAAGCCTATGTCAAGACGCTAACAGCTGCTAGAAGTAAAGGCGAGCTAAACGTCGATCCAATCCTTACAAAAAGAGTTCAAGATATCGCCAAAAGACTCATCGCTCAAACTGGCGTTTTTAGAGACGATGCACTAAAATGGAAGTGGCAAGTAAATGTCATTAATGAAGATACGCTAAATGCTTGGTGTATGCCAGGTGGCAGGATTGTAGTTTATAGCGGCATCATAAAAAGGCTAAATTTAACAGATGCACAGCTAGCTGCAGTCATGGGGCACGAGATCGCACACGCTCTTAGGGAGCACAGCAGAGAGCAAGCAAGTGCTGATCAGATGAAAAGCATAGGTATCTTTGCAATAGCTACAGCTACTGGCCTTGGCGATCTTGGAGCTAATGCTTTAAATTTAGCTAGCGAATACACCATATCTCTGCCGTTTTCTCGCTCGCATGAGACCGAGGCTGATCACATCGGTACTGAGCTAATGGCAAGAGCTGGATACGATCCAAAAGAAGCGGTCGAAGTCTGGGTAAAAATGAGCAAGATGAGTGGCGGAAAGGTGCCTGAAATTTTAAGCACACACCCATCAAACGAGAGCAGGATAAAAGATCTAAAAGAGATCGCAGTAAAGCTTGAGCCGATCTATCAAGCAGCCAAAAAAAGGCTAGGCTTCAAAAATTTGAGCGATCTTGAAATGGTTGCTCAAATTTATAATTAGTGTATTTTAGAAAAACTGCAACTGCTGATATGCAGCCAGTTGGCATGAGTGAGCGAGAGACTTGTTTAAAGCTCATAACAACTCTCACCTAATCTTTCTCTATAAAGAAAATGGTGAAAATTTAGGCTGGTGTTCACTTAGTGATTTTAATCCTAAAATAGCTTACAAAATAAGTGTATAAATAAGCATCCATGTAGCCAAAAAGGCTCTTGACATGGGCATTAGCAAGCAGCTTTTAGCCCACAGCCTAGATGAAGTAAAGAAGCTAAATTTAAAAAATATCATCGCACTAATCTTTAGCAAAAATAAAGCAAGCCTTGGGCTATTTTTAAAATTTGGCTTTGAAAAATGGGGTGAATTGCCTGGCGTTTGCCTGATGGATGGCGAGTATAAAGATGTCGTCATCTTGGGGCTAAAGCTCTAAAAGCCAAGCATTAAGCAAATGAAGATATAATCACCTTCTTCTTGGGTAGATGTCCGAGCGGTTTAAGGAGCACGCCTGGAACGCGTGTGTGGGGCAACTCACCGAGAGTTCGAATCTCTCTCTACCCGCCATAAAACTATCTATAACTTAAAGTCTACTGACCTTTATTTTTATTGCTTAAAACATTGGCACTAAGCAAAAGACTACTTTTTTAAAACTTACTAAAATCTTGCCAATTATCTTTTACTTTTGTCATAGTTAGGCATATAACTAGCATCAAATTTGCTCCATTCTAGAAGAAATTTTAACTATAAAATTCTATTTGCCTTATCGACAGCTACGAACGCCCAGTGCATAAATTCTTGCCTTGGTTTGTATTTGCCGCTGTTAAAATACTCCGCTAGCCGCGCCTCCTCCGTTTCGCTTAGCTCGCCGCCAAGCCCCCAGCGCCTCTTTTGTATGAGCTCCTGCGCGCTCACTGGTATAGGGCTTAGGCTTAGCGGCGATGATGGCAAGATAAGGGGCAAATTTAAACTAAATGAGCCAAAGCTAAACGTTACTAAGCTTACAGAGCTTCCATTTATCGAGGCGGTTTTGGATAAGAATTTTAAAGAGTTGGCAAAAGATGAGATAGATGGTACTTTAAAGCCTATATTTTGGCATCACAAGGCAACTTTACTCGTGCAAAAAGACAAAAATGGTGAGTTTAGAAATTTAAATATAAAAGAGCTTCGGGAATTTTGATGATGCAAAATTTCAATGAGAAAAATGAGTTTAAATACGGCAAATTTAACTACGAAAAAGCTCATAAAATAGCCCAGAACTGCGCTAAATTTAAGCTAGATAGCGACGAAGAGGAGACGAGCTGTGGGGACGAGAAAAGCTGCTACGACTGCGCATTTAGGCGCTGGAGTAAAGATAGCTTCATCTGCATGGCACAAGCTAGCAAAGGCTAAGCTAGCTCTACGCGACCATTTTTTTATCTTTAAGTTTTCCGCCACGTTTATGCTTTAGCTCACCGCAAAATCTCTTGCCAAATTTCGCCTCTATTATAAGAACCAGCACGAAAAATATCTTTTCATCATTCATTCGTGCGATCTGGCGTAGAGTTTGGCTAGCGTCATTAAATTTAACTCCATTTTTACGTAAAGTTTCGCAAAAAATGGCCTCGTCAAAGCCCAACATTTGTGAAATTTCAGTTATGCTGTATGGCTCGAGCGATGCGATAATTCGGTCCATGTTGCAAATGCTTGGATTTTTACTGCGCGTTAGCACATCCATTGTTTCATTTATTAGTTTTACTAGTTTTTTTCTGCGATTTATAACGTGAAGTGTTGCGGCAAGCAATATTAAAAAACCTGCGATTTTATGGGCATTTAGTAAGTACTCATTATATTCGCCAAGCGCAAAATTTACACCAGAAAATGCGAGCATACAAAGCCCTAAAATAAGAACTAAAACAAGACAGAATTTATAAATAACCTCTACTTTAAACATGGTACTCATCCTAAAATATATTTTTCTAATTATACACTTTAGGAGTTGAAATTTATCACCAGCTTATTTAGCTGGTGATTTAATTAGATTAAAAATTGTAGTTAAAGCTTAGATTAAATGTGCGTGGATCGCCATAAACCATCATGTTTTTACCGATACCCTCGTAGTATTTTTTGTTAAAGAGATTGTCGATATTTAGCTGCACATCAAGGTTTTTAGCAAATTTATAACCAAGCATTAAATTAGCCAAAGTGTAGCCTTTTTGTGCGATTTCATCTGCGCCTTTGCCAGTATAAATTTTGCTCTTATACATAGCTCCAGCCCCTACTCTAAAGTCTCTGATCTCATACTTTGCAAATAAATTTGCCGTGCTTCTTGATGAGTCAGTGGCGTATTTCTCGCCATTAGCATCTTTTGCGTTAAAGTGCGTTGCGCCAAAGCTTAGGCTTAAGTTTTTAGTGATCTCGCCATTTAGATCTAGCTCGACACCCTTGCTTGTCACACCCTTGCCAGATTCATATATTTTGGCATTTGTTGCTGGATTTATCTTGCCAGTATCTATGCCAAGCTTGTCTTGCACGATCTTAAAGACGCCAAGACTTGCTTGAAGTGCCCCGTCAAGATACTCGCCTTTAATGCCCACTTCATAGTCCTTGCCTTGGATCGGATCAAGGTACTTGTCATTTGCGCCCTTTACACTTTGAGGTTTAAATATGCTCGTATAGCTGGCGTATAGAGTGTGATTTGCTCCGATGTTATAAGTGATGCCAAGATATGGCGTGATCTCATTTGTGAAATTTCTATTATCTTTGCCGCCTTCGATCTCGTATTTGTAGTAGCTCACCCTAGCACCTAGCAAAAATTTAAGCTCATCAGTGATTGATAGTTTATTTGCCGCATAAAATGCCTTTTGTATCGTTTTGTCTTTGTTGTTTTGATCTTCGTAAGGAAACTTTGGATCATCAAGGTGTAAATTTTTAAAATCAATCCTGCTTCTAGCTGTATAAGCAAGGCCAGCTGACGTAGTCCTTTGCAGCCAGTAGCTACTTACCTTATCGCTACTTTTTTATAGTTGTTATACATCGCACCAAAGACAAACTCATGAGATAAATTTGCTAGCTCGTAAGGGATATTTGCGTATGCATCGACATTGTGGATATTCTCCTCTCTTTTGTTTGCATAAGCGCTAAGACCACCTATGTTGCCGGTGTCATCTAAATTTACCACTCCGCCGTAGTAGAGTAAATTTGAGTCAGTGTTTGCCCGCCTAAATGAGTAGCTTAAATTTAAGCTCGCTTCATTTTCAAAGTAGTGCTTAAAATCAGTGTAAAAATCAAGCGTTTTTATATCCCATCTAGTCCAAGGCTGAGAGAAAATTTCATTTTTACTAAAATTTGTCCTAGAGCCATCTGTATAAAAAGCTGGCATACCGCCCCATCTAACCCCGTGGCGTCTTAGCTCTTGATAAAACGCACCAAGGCTTAGCCATGAGTTATCGCCTATATCGCTATCTACTATGCCATAAATCGCGCTATTTTTGCGGTTATAATAATCCATATAAGAGTGCGACTTCTCATGCATAAAAGATAGCCTTGCTCTAACGCTTCCACTCTCATTTAAAGGTGTTTGCACATCGCCATTTGCGCCGTATCTATCGTATGAGCCAACACTTACGCCAAAATTTCCTTTTAGCTCCTTTGAGTCTGCCCTTTTTCTTATGAAATTTAAGCTTGTAGATGGGCTGCCAGCGCCTGCAAGTAGGCCATTTGCCCCTTTTACCACCTCAACTCTTTCATAAGGTAGCAAGCTCATATCATTTGCGCCAAGGCTAAAGCCACCAAAGCTAGGCATCGAATCAAGCAAGTAATAATCTATCTTAAAGCCACGAGCCGTCGGATATACGCGCTAGTCCCATTTATTTAGCGTAACGCCTGGGATATTTCTAAGAAGCACTTGATAGTCCTTGATACCTTGATCTTTTAGCCTTGCTTCTGTTAGCACAGTTAGCGACTGAGGCGTTTGACGAGATGTTAAATTTAGCCTAGTTGTGCTCTTTACAAGCTCTTTTGCAAAGTAGTTTGCGTCGTCTCTTCGCTCGCT
Proteins encoded in this window:
- a CDS encoding M48 family metallopeptidase; protein product: MKNFILTLLVSSLLFTGCSSVTKAGVVGADRKQFMLVSSEAMEQSSAQAYVKTLTAARSKGELNVDPILTKRVQDIAKRLIAQTGVFRDDALKWKWQVNVINEDTLNAWCMPGGRIVVYSGIIKRLNLTDAQLAAVMGHEIAHALREHSREQASADQMKSIGIFAIATATGLGDLGANALNLASEYTISLPFSRSHETEADHIGTELMARAGYDPKEAVEVWVKMSKMSGGKVPEILSTHPSNESRIKDLKEIAVKLEPIYQAAKKRLGFKNLSDLEMVAQIYN
- a CDS encoding GNAT family N-acetyltransferase; its protein translation is MGISKQLLAHSLDEVKKLNLKNIIALIFSKNKASLGLFLKFGFEKWGELPGVCLMDGEYKDVVILGLKL
- a CDS encoding molybdopterin biosynthesis protein MoeB, translated to MMQNFNEKNEFKYGKFNYEKAHKIAQNCAKFKLDSDEEETSCGDEKSCYDCAFRRWSKDSFICMAQASKG
- a CDS encoding chemotaxis protein, with translation MFKVEVIYKFCLVLVLILGLCMLAFSGVNFALGEYNEYLLNAHKIAGFLILLAATLHVINRRKKLVKLINETMDVLTRSKNPSICNMDRIIASLEPYSITEISQMLGFDEAIFCETLRKNGVKFNDASQTLRQIARMNDEKIFFVLVLIIEAKFGKRFCGELKHKRGGKLKDKKMVA